The Nicotiana sylvestris chromosome 6, ASM39365v2, whole genome shotgun sequence genomic sequence ACGTTTTCCAAGAAAACATAGGTTCTAACAAAATCTGTAAGTAGACAAGAAACTTCCTAAAATACGCTCAAGGGGAACAGCTGGAAAATGAGATACTTCGTACACTGAATTCTTAGGATTCTTCTAATCGAAGAGACTGAAGCCCATGTCCTGTAAAACAAATTCCAGGAAAACACATAAGCAGATGAGAGGAATTAAAGGTAAAAGGAAACACTGATCAACAGAAAAACAAGTTTTTAATATTAGGAGGGTATTCATACATCATCTGACTCCTCTTTCTCTTCCactttcttttcttccttcttctccTCAGCAGCAGGTGCAGCAGCAGCAGCGCCTGTAGGTGCAGCAACTGCAACACCACCACCACCGGCAGGTACTGAAGCCAACTTTTCTCTGCCAGCAGCAATCAGCTCAGTGATATCCTTGCCCTCAACTTGAGAGAGGAGCAGTTCAATCCTATCATCATCAGCCTCAGCCCCAACTGCAGCATACATGTACTCCAAATATGAATTAGAATTGAACAACCACCACACCAACAGAAGCATATAACAGTATATCACAGTTAAGCATAACAAGCCAACATAATATACTATGTCACATCAACTAAATTACACATTATCAGTATTAACTGCTCAAGACATTTCAAAAAACCAATGCAATCTGGAATTCACTTGTTCAGTACCATCAACTACATTACAAATCATCAATTTAAGACACTTCTTAGAGGAAATAATCTACCAACAAAATTCAGCAGCATCAACTGAATTAGATAGCATTAATTTAAGACAGCTCAACGAAAACTTGAAAGCAAAATCAATTATTGCATTGTTCCTTATGCAAGAAATTAGAGTACTCCTACCTCTGGACACCTCAGGCAGGTAAGGCAACATAATAAAAGTTAATTCTCATTGTTACAGGTTAATAACAGTAAATAGGCATCATCCTCGCTCCATTTCTTTTGATTACCATGGAAACAAAAAGCAAAAACAATAAAAGGTAATGAAACCGAGATTTTACCCCATTTATTCACAATTCTAATAGCCACTTGAATTCTTTCATTAAACCTGAAAACTTGAGACAGTAAGCAACAAAAGTGTTTAACTTCATAAAATTCCCCAGCCCCTTCTTCAAAGGGGAAAGATACTACATCCATCCCAATTTATGCGATTCTTTACATCCTAGCACGTTACCAATCCCAAAATATTTAACACTAGTTCACTAATAAAAATATTCTAGTTTATCACTTTCAAATCTTTCAACATTGCAAATCATTCCATtattcaagttttggaaaattGTCTCTATCAAACTATATTTCACCATTACTCTAATATTTTCTTCCACTACTCCTACTAAAATTGCACGTGTCATATTAACATATTAAGCTCAATGTCCAATCAAACTCATCGAGGGAGTTATAACTTAGTACTTCTTAGAATAGCTAGAGATAGTTTCCGCATTTAAGCTAAATTGACGAAATGCAAACAAAAAAATGTATTACTTCAGGATACCAACCCCTAGATGTATTAATTCATTAAAATACATAAACCAAATTGCATACATTTACATTTATAAATAACTATACGAATCAAATGCTATAAAAGTAACATAAAAATTGAAATATATTCAGGATTAGTATGCAAAAAATCAGTAACATGGAAAAATAtgtacaacaaaaaaaaagatattCTTAAGGAGTTATAGGGCGTACCAGATCCAAGGATGCTCTTCAAATCTTTAGCCTTTGGGCAGGAGTTGCCACCCAATACGGCCAACAAGTAAGCTGCGATTACCTTCATTTCTCTTCTCTGTTCAAAATTTAACACAAAACAAACAACATTTTCAGATATAAATCATTGGaattaacaaaacaaacaaacaacagaaataagagagagacagagagaaaGTACTTAAGGAGATCTCGAAGCGATAAAAACCTTTAATGGCGGTTCTTAGGTGCTGCTCTTAGGGTTTTTGAAGAAAGGGGGAAGAAGAATATATAGTTAGGGTTTGTGCATTCGGTGACAAAGTGGATTAACTTATTTTACTCTAATACCCTTGGTTTTTGCTTAGATTTTCTTAATTGACCagcaaaatatattttttttccttttcccatCGAGAAGAGAAGGGAAAAGGGGCAACGGAAATCTAGTCCAATGTTGATTAATACTACCAAACATATAAGCTTTGTTGCGGTGCTAGAAAAATATTGATtctgttataaatatatatatataaatatatatatatattatggatgtcTATTTAATACTTTGTTGTAAATAAGCTTTCTGAAGAAGGTTATTCATATGAGACTTCGTCGTAGatattgttagggatatagtagatatgccctagatccaatctcatatttgatgatttgaacatatttttgtgaacgttatttgatataaaaatatatggcattcttttatcatagttattattaattgtttgattaatttgataaggtccttgattaaattttgagatttgtcatcgtgatagagatcatgataatgagagcaaagtctcttacaatttaatctaaatttgttcttgatcgtaggattattaatttggacattagtaatctggttagatcaatatttatgtgatcgtctttatgggataaagattagttgatctcattaactaaattacatagatagatgatgcatatagagatatgatcattttaccgactcattggatagttcctaatggttagaattaccataaactgtcaataggatattctcttgaagaatgtgatgtaagagtttcctttgacctgagatcgtcatagtaattggcaagttatttgttgtgctttaatactagacacctatgACCCTaaggcgatagttgaaaggatattgggtacgattgaatacttgtagaattagtgattgatcaagatgaaatctgtcaactcttggtaatgagtttaagctccatgttgtcatgaattataaacgaccaaactaagaccttggccagggcaattgaataaaaagaagaaaagagtttcttaggtcattcaaaggtcgattatatttgacatgaacacatagttggtcgcctattaggatttgacagttgaaccatatcttagggtgatccagagctataaggacagaaggaattactacattattcttctactggttcttgagagtaaattgtatacttcatgttatccggtcgttaaggagtgttgctagacgccacccttgattagtatactAATGTGATTAATTTACTACCGGTTTaatattgaacctatggggtcgcgcactaacgagtgttctgatctttgctaaaggattaattaatttattatttgataattaaattaaagaatttaattagtcaaattaACTTAGTTATTAGTCctaatgaaatattattatattctttgctagcacagaggatataattaatagtGTGAATAAATtaaagttttctatttggaatagaaaattaaattatatctcttagTTAAAAtatatatgatatatttgatactcataattaatatttatttatatatacaaatatataaaatattaattaaaaggctcataagttaaAACCAACTTTGAGTTGGATTAACCAAAAAGTCCATAAAGGACGTGAGGCTCTCAAAATTCCATGAGTAATGGGATTAGTAGTTTACGTATAAGGTCCAAAAGGACTTGTTGGCTACTTTGTCCTATTGTGAATAGTATTTGTATTTTACAATATAAAATTGTAAGAAGTCCAATTTTGAGAAGGGATCCTCACGTCAGTCACGGTCTTCACGTTTTTTCTTAActtaaattaataatttggtgctcgagtgtatatatatatacgcacATCACCAATAACATGAGGAAGTGAAAAACTTCAGAGGTGCCACAACGAGAGATATTTTGACAAAGTAAATTACTTTCTTTATCGTGTAGTTGGCTGAaagttttgagaaaaatttcagctatatatatttcattcaatttgttcgcgggttttatcgatcaaagagttgatagcaaggatcgatctcggtgtggatacgcatagagccTTTGCACTATCGAAGAATTTTTGAAACAAGACTCTCTCCActaggtacgtcttagatccgatctttgacatgcaaataaattttaaacacgaaaagatcttcctaagattgttattgtcttccactgcgtgttacgaacacctatatgcAATCCTTTATGGATGTCCATTTAATACTTTGTTGTAAATAAGCTTTCTTAAGAAGCTTATTCATATGGGACTTCGTCGTAGATATGTTTTTCTATTTGGCACTCTATTGAAAATAAGCCTCTTGAAGAAGCTAATCATTCTGGTACtctgttatggataaatattatcgtCGGTtgaagattatctatatctggtacaGTAGCAACTTACAAGTAACGTACAAGCAgattacacagcagcttgcagtagcagcttacatagCAGCTTGCAGtaacagcttacacaacagctttcAGTTCATTATGCCCATgagtttgaagttgaataatacATCAGTCTCTCTCTCTTTATACTTATCTTTGATTTATTTACCTTTacagtttttattttataatacgttatcagcacgaaaccCTACCATATCGAGTACTTACTTTGAATTTCGTTTTCTATTTCAGGATAAGAAGTAATTCAAAGTCACAATACTGAGGAAACTAATAGATGGTGCCCAACATAGAAAATCTGAAAGAAAAAGAAGCCTCTACATCGTTGGGAAATCAAAGGCTTAGCTTGTGCATTTTCAACTATTATGATTGTTCGCTGCCGAAGCATCGATTGCTCAGAGGTATCatgtattatttgtttaattaattaCTTATCTTAGctattaaaattataataaagaGTAAACGTGTATAACATGCACTACAAGAAATTGGATTATTAGTGGCGACATGTAGCAGCGACCCTATAGGTTGCTACAATAGCTATATTATTAGCAGCGACTTTATAAGTCGCTACAGATGGTTAATGTTTAGCAGCGATTATTTTTAGGTCGCCACTGATGTGGCTGGAATTTTCAATCCCGCTAAAAGTAAAATTTTGGCTCCATATTTTTGGTGGCGACTTTTGGAAAGTCGCTGCTAAATCTCTGTTGCAACGACTAGGTCGCTCCaataccaaatatttttacttttaaaataatttgtaaaaggCAAATACctattctaattaattaaaatatttcagCTATACTGGTGGGTCGCTCTTTGGTATGAGCGAAACATTCACCTCTCAGCCAAATTCTTCAAACACAACCCTAGCATTCACCAAACAAATTCTCAGCGAATCGGACCCTCAGCAAAAATTTCACTACCCAGCGAATCGGCCCTCAGAGATGTTGAACTAATTCCTCATTTGTTGATGGAATTTGAAACCGCTTCTAGGTATCACACGCTTCTAAGAATCCGCTGGAATCAGAGACTTCTGAGTACGCCTTTGATCACTTCCTTCAAAATTTCACTCTTCTAATTTCCTTTTCCTTcggtttctttttcctttttctcttaaaTTTCTGGTTCTCTGCTTTTTGAGAACTGTTGTATATGGCTTTATTTGTTTCAGTTGGTTTGACCAAAATGTGAATCTCATTTGTCAAAATCCCTCAAATCAAAGTATGAATCTCATTTGTCAGGTATGTTCAGATCcctaattttttttcattttttgcgGAATAATTACTGCGTTTCAATATGAATCTCAAGCAATAAGTTGGACTCAACTATATGAATTTTGTCGTCCTTTTTTTAACTTTTCCAAGATTTAAGTACTTTGTTGAAGAAATCCTCGAAAATGGTTTTTAAGTTGATTAgagaaggagatttggttgagtCAAGTTGTTGGGTAAACCACTTCTTACTCTAAAGGTTATTTGGATAATTTAGCCAACTCTTAGTTCTGGTCAAAACAAGAGGAAAACAGAATCAGATGTGTTGCTATTTTTCTGTCATTCAGGACATTTGTAAGCTCAGTctagttattgttgttgtagtcTAGTTGTGATTCCTAAGTGGTAATTCACCTTCATGCTTCTGAGTTCTTCTGGAATATTTCATGGTCAATACAAGATTATGCACTTTAGATACAAGCTACTGAAACTTTGCAATTCATTTGTATCTGCTTTACTTCTAATTTGCAGTTGATTTTTCTCTCTCTACTGTGTACTGACTCATCTAAAGATCTTCCTTTTCTGAGTTATACTAGACAGGTAAATTTTGTCTTAGTTTCTTTGTATGAATATTGTTCTTGTTTTCTCTGTTTTTCTGGTTATTGCTTAGTTTCATTTCTGTTCCTAATCGATTTCGTGCATTTAGGGATAATTCTCTTTCAACTTTGCTGCTCTCAAGTGTTGTCTACTCTCTCACCTAATACGTGGATTGCTTGCGTTTACTAATGTGAGCGCAGTATCTTTCTTAGCCAAAAAATGTGAAATAGCTAGGATTAATCTTCCTTTGGATTTTGCTTTCCTTACACTGAAAAATTTATATCAGCATATCTTTATTTCGAGTTATAGAGGATTGCAAATAAATTGCAGATAAATTTGGAACTTTAGACATTTTATCTCCATCTTATTTTTCCAGATATTCATGTTACTTTAACTCAATTCAAATGGCAACAAAAAAGATGAATTATTACATTTAGGCATTTAACATTTCACAGTTGCTTGTCTACTTTCTTGGGAAGATAATATCAATGTGCGGTTCAGTAGTTGGTTAGAGCAATTGAGGCAAAGTTGATTTATATGTTATGTGATAAAATCTTATTTCACATTATTAAATGACTAAAATGGATATCCGTCATGGATTCTGCAAATTAGTTATCACTTAGAATGGTGTTATTCTATGTTGGTAAATGCTCTGTTAAGATGGTGGAATTGGTAGCATAGGCTACTATCTATTTCCGAAGCATGAACTAAGAATCTTATGGATCATGATCTCAATGAAGCATTAATGTTGTGCCTTTTTTATCCTCCCTGCAAAAAGGCTACATCCCAACATTTCAACAGGAGGCAATTGATACTACTGAAATTTCCTAGTAGTTATTATGTGACTTGACTTGAAAACCCCTTATGCTATTAGAGGGAAAAGAAAATAGGCGGAGGGAAGATTTAATTCCCTCTGATAATAGCATCTGCTAATGGTATTAATAGTTATTCTAATGAGTGGAGGGTAATTTCTTGCTTATTACAAAGTTTGCTATAATCAGTGTTAGTTGACGCGAGTTTAGTAACTAATGCACTCATTCAAATATCGTGGCTCCAGATTGGAGAATTTATctgttcttattttcttttgatttctgCCATGTGAAATATGattattttttttactatttcAGATTGTAAGATTTCAAGATAAAGAGTCGCATCAAATATTTATTAAACGTGAGGGTCGAAGTGTTCCTGAGCTCTATGTGCTTTGGTGAGTTTTTAaacattctttttcttcttcgctCTTTGAATATATATGAGATCTCTCTGCCTTTGGAGTATCATCTGTTGAGCTCTTTGCCATTCTCATCTGACATTGTACAGATGGAGCCAAGATCTGAGCCATCTTCACCTAACCAACTGAAATGTTCAAATAACAACACAAGGAACTTTAGCACCAAATTAGGAGTTTAAAATCCTATCAAACTAATATATACTCATCAGATAAACTAAATAACAGGATTTTACTTTTATGTCATCTTATTTTCATGCCATTCATGGATAAACGAATAAATTTCGATGAAGTTTTGAGTAATGAAGATGCAGCTCAGCCAGTATACTAATATCTTATGAGAATCAAGAACTAATAAGTGACATAATGAGATCACACTGCACTTCAAAACTAAGTTAAAGATACAGTCTagtttggaaaaaagaaaaacctGTCCTTCGTAGTTTTCTGTTATAGGTGATAATTTCAGGCAAAAAAT encodes the following:
- the LOC104249884 gene encoding large ribosomal subunit protein P2A-like, yielding MKVIAAYLLAVLGGNSCPKAKDLKSILGSVGAEADDDRIELLLSQVEGKDITELIAAGREKLASVPAGGGGVAVAAPTGAAAAAPAAEEKKEEKKVEEKEESDDDMGFSLFD